A stretch of DNA from Echeneis naucrates chromosome 3, fEcheNa1.1, whole genome shotgun sequence:
TTGTAGTGTGACATTTTAGGAAGCCATGTTTATTTGCTAATTGTCTAAGAGTTCTCATCTCATATTGTAAATCCAGAAGCCAGTTATCTTATCCTTGGATAAAGATGGAAAGCCAGTATCCGTGTTTCTccctgaatggaaaaaaaaaatctgcctctcAGCACCTTAAAAGCTCAATAGCTATCCCTGTGTCTACTCTTCAAAGTATGCCGTTGGGTATAGTTGTATATTTCATTGTCAGATAAGGTGTAAGGGGGGTATCTGTTTCTCCTATATCACTTCactagaaaacaaacaataaaaatgccacaaatgttTGGAAATATTCTATATTTCTCCTAAACTGAACAAGTCCAAAACTAGAGATGTATTAATCCTGTCCTGTGTAAATTGTGTAACCTGCCACAGGACTCCCAAAACTGTTACAAAGACATGAAAGAGTCAAACTGGCACTCAGTTATCTCACTGGCATGAACGTAGGCCCAGGGGGTAGTTTTGAATGGTCCTCATCAGTAATCCACAGCTGAAATCACTCCCAAAAAGTACACTGAGTTAATCTTCCTAAAAACTACACTACCCGGTTGCTTCAGAGAATGAATTTTAACACGGGCAGGTGAAGTTCACAAGTTTTGGACAAAAGCATTGTTGTTTTAGCCTTTTCATAGCATATGCGGACAATtcaaaaaatatgaaatcttTCCAGCTTTATCCTTCAATGCAACAGCCAACCATGACTGTCTGCAGATGTCATACAACAATAATTATAACCACCTCACACAATAAAGTGGAAATAAGACAGAATAGAGGATCATTCATCTGATAAATTCATATGTTATCACTCAGTAGGCTTCTATGGTTCACAGTATATAGCGGTGTGTAATGGCTCTGGGTGACGACAAAAAGGCTGCTTTGGCAAACATGTTGCCCACATTGTGTTGATAATAATTTTCTGGAGCAGGCTCATGAGACATTTATGTCCAAATCTAATCATAAGAGTTACCATGAGACAAGAGGTTTACAACACCCCATAAGCCAATGCTGGTTTTCACTCATCTTAGGAAAAGCCTGCATGAACATCATTTTGTGCATACACAGCTTTCTAAGCATTCAAAGTGCTGAAGAGACTTAAGTTTATTATATTGTGTCATGTTTGGTACTGTACCTCCTCCATGTGGCAGACTATGGTACGGGTCTGACCTCTGGATCTGGTGGGGACCCATCAAAAGGACACTTAAGCAGAGCAGACATTGTCATCACCAGTTTGAGGCAATGGAAAGTGTCCTCCTAAAATATTCAAGATGGTGTTCTCTCCCTCCCTGAATCCCCTCCCTCTTCACTATGGGTCCTACTGAACCTGCACAGCCTGCTCttgccctccctcctcctctcatccctGCTTCCTCTGTTCCCGCTTGGCACTTCCACAGTAAAGTGACTATCACTGTCCTCTGCTTTCATCGAAGAAGACAAAGGCTCAGAGGTTGATGTCCCCCCTGGGACCTGTGGCTGAGATTGGGTTGGTGTTGTGTGGGAGCTGCTTGGAAACAAAGGGTGTGAGATGGGGGAGCGGGGCCCTAAAGGGGAGTAACGTCTTAAGGAGACACCTTTAAGGTTAACCGCAAGCTCTAGAACTAGTTTCCTAGATGCTCTGGGGTGGTATGGGGGCACAGAAGCTTCCTGGGAGATGGGAGGAAGTCCACTGTGGGCTGAAGAGTCACTCTGAACTGGGGTAGGAGGCTCAGACTGTGGAGACCTGGTGCTTTCCCTGCTAACAGGTGATGATTCCTCATCCTCTTGACTGTCCACTGACTGAAAAGAGAGAGGTGAGGCAGGGCTCTCTGGTGTGCAAGGCTGCGAATCCATAGTGGCTGAGAATCGGGAGCCACTACCCACTAAATCAAACTCATCCCCAAACTGATCCCTGGACTCGACCTGAGGCCCCTGCTCCCCCACAGTTCGGTAGCTGTGGAGCCCCAatgtgatctgtgtgtgtccagggcCATCCAACAGCGGGACGTGTCCTCTGGCTCTCCCTCCAACGTGGAACAGACGACTCCAGAGATGCCCGAGGCGCCGgcgggaggaggaagaggtggagcgCCGCGTTGAGTGACGTCTGATCTGTCTGCGCATTGCCAGCCGCAGATTCTGTAACATTGAGGCcttggggggcggggggggcacAGATATAGGACTTTATGAAATTTATTATACAAGATATCTGACCATAAAAGCTCCAACTTCAAATGTGAACACATTCAGGACATCTGGTCTGGGACACATGTGGCCATAGttctaaaacacaaatgtgtccTGGGCCAGACTGAGGGACTGCCTACCATCCTGATGTCCGCTGCCTCAGCTTAATTAGCCCAATTACAGtttattaatgaaatgaaaatatatgcaAGTAGAGCATAGACTTGAGTTACTTGGGTTACTTGTTACACATGTGGAGGTTTGGAGTCATAAAATGGGAtgatatttaaatgtgttacCATTTTATTTGCCAAACATTGTTTGTTCAAACACAGTTTGAGATTGTGTTCTTATGTGTTAAGGTATTACCTGAGTTGGGCTGTATACTGGGAAATCCTCCACTGGAGGGATGAGACCTTGGGCGATCAGTTGACCATACGAGGGCGGAGCCTCTCTCTGTACAAATTCTGCCTCCATGCGAGTCATCTGAGTCTCAAACGCTCTGTggggagagaaacagagggaaacaaagagcagacagacagacagagaataTGACTACGAAATTCAAAAACTCAAGGCAGTGGTGTGAAAAATGCTGAGTAAATGAATAACTGCAgcatctgtccccacctgtaCTCTCTGCTCCGGAGTGAGTGTAGTTTGAGGGCACAGCCGAGGGCAATGACCAGGAGCAGACTGCAGACCAGGCTGCCGATCAGAGCTGCAGTTATGACTTTTCTAGGCACTGCAGCCAGGCAGTCCCTCTCGTCACTTCCGTCTAAGCAGTCTTCCTGGCCGTCACACCGCCACGTCTCAAAGATACAGAGGTTGGTCCCACAGTGGAAGTTTCCAGGCTGGCAATCATAGCAGTTCTTCTCATCTGACCCATCAGGGCACCTCTTCTGGTTGTTGCAGCGCTCTGAGGCAGGATAGCACACTCCAGTGCCGCCCTCACAGGGAAACTCCCCATCCGGGCAGGTTGGGCAGCCCTCCTCATCGCGGCCTGACGGGCAGTGCCAGTAGCCATCACAGCGCTGCCGTTCAGAGTAGCAGCCCTGATCGCTGCCACAGGGATGCTCACCAGGAAAACAATAACCTTTGACCTGCAGGCAATAGGATCATTTACTCCCATTAGAATTTAGTTGTTTCCTTAAGAATAATGggaaacataaatgaaaaccTTTAGGAAGAGAAACTACAAGTTGTAAAGTATAGATGGAGATAAATgaaaggttgcaggtttgaatCCACTACCTGGTATGTGGCGTTGAAGCCATGTCCAGGGCTGTGAGGCTGGGCCCTGTACAGTACACTCATCTGGCCTCGACTCGACTCCAGCAACGTCAGGCGCCTGTTGTTGTGATGTGACAACACCTGCAGGAGATGCtctgcctgcagcagcaggccaTCATAAACATGCAGAGAATCCAAGGGCCCGAGCTGCAGGTCCAGCTGCAGTACAATGGGTTTGGGGTCCTGGGTGTCTAGCAGCCAGGAGCATCTGAGCTCTGTCACAGCACTGTGATTCGCCCGGAAGAAATCTGGGGAAGCAAAAGAGCCATAGAAGTTCCCCAGACGTTTACCGCAGGTGGTGTCCGGGCATCGCAGCTCATCGGTTCCATCTGGGCAGTCCCGGGCACCATTGCAGCGCAGGGCAGCAGGCAGGCAGCGGGTGGACTGGACCTCGGTGCAGGGCAGGGAGCCAAAGGGGCAAAGACCAGGCTGGGCCTCAGTGGGAGGGGGGGCACAGCTGTGCTCATCGGTAGCATCGCCACATTCATCTTGACCGTTGCACTTCCACGAGCGAGGAAGACACTTCCCGTTCCCGCACAGAAATTCATCTGACTGACAGCTACTCTGACCCAGATGACCTGCAGAGGACAAGGATTATCAGACTGGAACCACAGGGGAGACTAGACTGACGAGTTAGCATTTAGCTGCATGCAACAACACACAGTAACATCAGTGTATACTCGCACAGTCAGCCTAAGCAAATGCACACTGTTGGCACTTgatcaagcaaaaaaaaaaaaaaaatagcgcATTTGGATTTTCTGTCAGCCCACGCTGCCTAATGGTTTTGTTTGAATGCTTCACCGCAGTCTGGCAACTAATCTCcacttgttcattttaataCACTCTGTCTAAATTACAATAAATCCTGATCCAGTTTCACAGGCCAACTGTGTACTCTGCTGATGCAGCCTGAAAGCCTCTAGTCTATTCTATATAGTCCAGCAGAGTTCGTCATAACTTGAGATtgtaaataacacatttttacaatatatttcaaaatatacaGCTGAACAAAATTTACCGTGATAAATCTTACACAGAGATTTACTGAACAcaacactgaatatttttttttttgcatatagAGCAGGGAGGTGAGATCCAAACACATGCCCGACACTCACAGACCTGCTTAGTGCTGTCCACTTGAGCCAAGATCAATCAATTTCTAGTTAGAAGTAGCAGTGacaaaaatgctgttttttatttaaaagctgcTAGAGTTGAGAGAAAAAATGTACTACATACAGTGAAATATAGCATgataatactcaagtaaaagtagaTTTTACCTCGACTTCATTgatatttttggtatttttttggtatatatatttatatatatttttggtaTTTACATTTAAGATCACTTTGTACCTTATATAGTTAGAATTTTGTCTTCAGTGAGATTAAGGATAGGACAAAAGCTGATCTCTACATCCTTCCTCATCCAGCTTACCTCTGATGTACGAGAGGCGGAAGCCCTGCGCTTGACCTGAGCTGTTGGCATGAGAGTGGAAGAAAAGCCAGACACGCCCCCTGGTGGATATGATGGGTGGAGGCAGCATGGAGCCACACAGCCTGGACTCCCTATTCCAGGTAGGAGTCAGCAGGAGCCAGTCCCCCGAACAACTTCCTGACTCGGCCAGGTCAAAGTTACGGAAACTAGAGCAGAGCATTGACCTTGTCAGGCGCTTCCTCACAAACAGACGCagctgtgtgaagtgtgtgtgtcagtgtgtgtcagtgtgtgtcagtatggGCCTACCTGATGGTAATGACCTCTCCCTGACCACCCTGGATGTGCCAGCTGCAGTTGACTCCAGCGGGATAGTTGAAAGGCCAGGAGGGGCTGTAGATCACACCCCTCCGCTCCGTATGGACCTCCATCCGCTCACTGCAGCCTGCTGGGTAACAAAAAGAGAAGGGCAAAAGAGCTGAGGCGAGTCTGCATGCTTTTTGCCACCAAATTACCTCTGACCGAGATGAAGTACATTTGACAAGAGTGGtaaaagagataaaataaatacatttacaaaggTCAATTTTTCTAGTCATCATGTTGCAGTTGCACATCCAGCTAGTTAATCAAGTGATAATTTGTCTTTGACTTCATACACATTCACTGTTCACTGGTGCGCTTATTCAGCAGAAATTATAATGCGAGAAGGGGCTGAATTTTAATGTATCGATTAAAAGCTAAGAATCCAATTCTCTCCATTCTTGCTACTGTCTACAAATTTCATAGAAAGGGTGAGGGTTGTGTGTTAACCTCACTATCAGTTCTTCAGTTTCattccttttcttctgctgaagaAATGAATGTAAAGCTTTAAAACAATGTCACAAATATGCATGTGATCTTTTTTAAAAGGATAAATAATGTACAATAACATCTGGAAAATGTAGTTTTATAGCAAAGGTTGCTTAAACAAGAGTGCATAGTGATGTTGGGAACTATTTTCAGCTGCTGATGAACAAACAGTTAGTGTAGTAATGAATTACTGTTCGCAGCACAGTGGTTTGTGTGTTAATGAAATTTAAGGAATATGTCACCCAATGCAGTGGTTCCTATGGGTGCCCACCAGCAGGTggaaaattataaatataaatcctTCCATTTTCCATCTTGGTCAGGGGTTTCAAACATTTCCTGCATTAAGACATCTCGAAACAAAAACCTTGGTCTAATTTGTCTCCATTTAAAGGTCAGTTGTTTTCAGCGGAGCACTGTGGCACAGACGAGGGAGGTGTATCTGGCTCTGGATACAAACTCAAATAATAAAGCCACTGttggtttttgtctttaaagAAGATTTGTTGACAATAACACAGATAAATACACTGTCAATAAACAACAGACGGTTTTATGGGAACTTGAAGAATCCTCATCATCTGAACGGAGATGACACATTTTCACCAGAGAGACGTCATCTGTTCCCTTATTCATGATGGACCAGGAGCTATGCACACTCAGCAGGATCCATGCAGCTACAGTACtgccaggacacacacacacacacacacacacacacacaca
This window harbors:
- the lrp3 gene encoding low-density lipoprotein receptor-related protein 3, with product MRLPERLLGLLWLRSALLCAAGCSERMEVHTERRGVIYSPSWPFNYPAGVNCSWHIQGGQGEVITISFRNFDLAESGSCSGDWLLLTPTWNRESRLCGSMLPPPIISTRGRVWLFFHSHANSSGQAQGFRLSYIRGHLGQSSCQSDEFLCGNGKCLPRSWKCNGQDECGDATDEHSCAPPPTEAQPGLCPFGSLPCTEVQSTRCLPAALRCNGARDCPDGTDELRCPDTTCGKRLGNFYGSFASPDFFRANHSAVTELRCSWLLDTQDPKPIVLQLDLQLGPLDSLHVYDGLLLQAEHLLQVLSHHNNRRLTLLESSRGQMSVLYRAQPHSPGHGFNATYQVKGYCFPGEHPCGSDQGCYSERQRCDGYWHCPSGRDEEGCPTCPDGEFPCEGGTGVCYPASERCNNQKRCPDGSDEKNCYDCQPGNFHCGTNLCIFETWRCDGQEDCLDGSDERDCLAAVPRKVITAALIGSLVCSLLLVIALGCALKLHSLRSREYRAFETQMTRMEAEFVQREAPPSYGQLIAQGLIPPVEDFPVYSPTQASMLQNLRLAMRRQIRRHSTRRSTSSSSRRRLGHLWSRLFHVGGRARGHVPLLDGPGHTQITLGLHSYRTVGEQGPQVESRDQFGDEFDLVGSGSRFSATMDSQPCTPESPASPLSFQSVDSQEDEESSPVSRESTRSPQSEPPTPVQSDSSAHSGLPPISQEASVPPYHPRASRKLVLELAVNLKGVSLRRYSPLGPRSPISHPLFPSSSHTTPTQSQPQVPGGTSTSEPLSSSMKAEDSDSHFTVEVPSGNRGSRDERRREGKSRLCRFSRTHSEEGGDSGRERTPS